A single window of Streptomyces aquilus DNA harbors:
- a CDS encoding ABC transporter permease produces MWRITLLNFRAQLEYRTEFLLMVAIGAIWQVSVLVFATVLLARFTGMGGWDSSEVLLIPATRMLAHALFVLFLGRVHGAGRQIQEGRIDTYLLRPMPVHRQLQLAFFPTNAIGDLTVAVGLMIGALSRSELDWTPGRIGYLAAAVIGGLFLEAALFTALASASLRFPAADYWSYWLEELLGTFGSYPLNVLPRAVGGFLTYGLPLAFVAYFPVAVLTGHGHDTGAPYWLAAASPLLGVVAYLGARWLWRWSLRHYSGING; encoded by the coding sequence ATGTGGCGCATCACGCTGCTCAACTTCCGTGCCCAGCTGGAGTACCGCACCGAGTTCCTGCTGATGGTCGCGATCGGCGCGATCTGGCAGGTGTCGGTGCTCGTGTTCGCGACGGTGCTGCTGGCCCGGTTCACCGGGATGGGCGGCTGGGACAGCTCCGAGGTCCTGCTGATCCCGGCGACCCGGATGCTGGCGCACGCCCTGTTCGTCCTCTTCCTGGGCCGGGTGCACGGCGCCGGCCGGCAGATCCAGGAGGGCAGGATCGACACGTACCTCCTGCGCCCGATGCCGGTGCACCGCCAGCTCCAGCTGGCCTTCTTCCCCACCAACGCGATCGGCGACCTGACGGTGGCGGTGGGCCTGATGATCGGTGCGCTCAGCCGCAGCGAACTGGACTGGACGCCGGGCCGGATCGGCTACCTGGCCGCCGCGGTCATCGGCGGGCTGTTCCTGGAGGCCGCCCTGTTCACGGCGCTGGCCAGTGCGTCGCTGCGCTTCCCGGCCGCCGACTACTGGAGCTACTGGCTGGAGGAGCTCCTCGGCACGTTCGGCAGCTATCCGCTGAACGTCCTGCCGCGCGCGGTGGGCGGCTTCCTGACGTACGGTCTTCCGCTCGCGTTCGTCGCGTACTTCCCGGTCGCCGTCCTGACCGGCCACGGCCATGACACCGGCGCCCCCTACTGGCTGGCGGCGGCCTCGCCGCTGCTCGGGGTGGTGGCGTATCTGGGGGCGCGGTGGCTGTGGCGGTGGAGCCTGCGGCACTACAGCGGGATCAACGGCTGA
- a CDS encoding VOC family protein, which produces MTSLIRHVTIDCSDAYALATFWSKVLDQPLHEEDEPGDPMALIEAAGVLFVSVPETKTVKNRVHFDLQPQDRTRDEEVERLLALGATVVDDQRRPDGTGWVVMADPEGNEFCVERSQAERGE; this is translated from the coding sequence ATGACCTCTCTGATTCGCCATGTGACGATCGACTGCTCCGATGCCTACGCCCTCGCGACGTTCTGGTCCAAGGTGCTCGACCAGCCCCTCCACGAGGAGGACGAGCCCGGTGACCCCATGGCGCTGATCGAGGCCGCGGGTGTGCTCTTCGTGAGCGTCCCCGAGACCAAGACGGTCAAGAACCGCGTCCACTTCGACCTCCAGCCCCAGGACCGCACCCGCGACGAGGAGGTCGAGCGCCTCCTCGCCCTCGGCGCGACCGTCGTGGACGACCAGCGCAGGCCCGACGGGACCGGGTGGGTGGTGATGGCCGACCCCGAGGGCAACGAGTTCTGCGTGGAGCGGAGCCAGGCGGAACGCGGCGAGTAG
- a CDS encoding DUF11 domain-containing protein: MSTLDSLRGSLRAAVLRGAAALALVVALPGSALAAPGDLDTSFGTGGKVVVDSGFRADAQDVAVQAGNGKIVTVGSSQGSDFDASDFTVLRHNPDGTPDTSFGGDGEVLTDFEFGEDIAQGVALQGDGKIVVVGRHQETDDEFAGCCWFTVARYTTDGSLDTSFGGGDGWISPGLAGGAEDAAGVAVLPDGKILAGARAGGDFALVRLLPNGTLDTSFDGDGVVDTSFSAEGGAIAKDMAVQSNGKIVLVGYSGETSFDFALARYNPDGSLDTTFGGDGKVTTDLGGYNWGETVAVQSTGKILMSGGTGEDFTLVRYNLDGTLDGGFGTGGVVTTDFGPTSAVNDLAVQPDDRILAGGSAGTDFALARYNADGTADTGFATGGRTTTDFGAFDRVGALALQTDGKIVAAGDTGDDRALARYLGGTGTPPPPPPTGVDLSVTKTGTATVSIGDRATYTVTVTNTSTTTSATGVTLTDTLTGPAGSVVSATASQGTCTTAVSCALGTLAPGAKATVTVVAEPRATGTLTDKATVAATQTDPATANNTATVTTTVNNARGCTRIGTSGNDTITGTYGTDVICGLGGDDTINASYGSDTAYGNYGNDRVDGGFDDDTLNGGPGNDNLIGNYGNDRLNTVDSVSGNDTANGGFGTDTCTTDTGDTRLSCP; encoded by the coding sequence ATGTCCACCCTTGACTCCCTACGGGGATCTCTGCGCGCGGCGGTCCTGCGGGGCGCAGCCGCACTCGCGCTCGTCGTCGCCCTGCCGGGCAGCGCCCTCGCCGCACCCGGTGATCTCGACACCTCGTTCGGCACGGGCGGGAAAGTCGTCGTCGACAGCGGGTTCCGCGCCGACGCCCAGGACGTCGCCGTACAGGCCGGCAACGGCAAGATCGTCACCGTCGGTTCCAGCCAGGGCTCCGACTTCGACGCGTCCGACTTCACCGTGCTGCGCCACAACCCCGACGGCACCCCGGACACCTCCTTCGGCGGCGACGGCGAGGTGCTGACCGACTTCGAGTTCGGCGAGGACATCGCCCAGGGGGTGGCGCTCCAGGGCGACGGGAAGATCGTCGTGGTCGGGCGCCATCAGGAGACCGACGACGAGTTCGCCGGCTGCTGCTGGTTCACGGTGGCCCGCTACACCACCGACGGCAGCCTCGACACCTCCTTCGGCGGCGGCGACGGCTGGATCAGCCCCGGTCTCGCGGGCGGGGCCGAGGACGCCGCCGGCGTCGCGGTGCTGCCGGACGGCAAGATCCTCGCCGGGGCCCGCGCCGGCGGCGATTTCGCGCTGGTGCGCCTTCTGCCGAACGGCACCCTCGACACCTCCTTCGACGGCGACGGTGTCGTCGACACCTCCTTCAGCGCGGAGGGCGGCGCCATCGCGAAGGACATGGCGGTGCAGTCGAACGGCAAGATCGTGCTGGTCGGCTACTCGGGCGAGACCTCCTTCGACTTCGCCCTGGCCCGCTACAACCCCGACGGCAGCCTCGACACCACCTTCGGCGGCGACGGCAAGGTCACCACGGACCTCGGCGGCTACAACTGGGGCGAGACCGTGGCCGTCCAGTCCACCGGCAAGATCCTCATGTCCGGTGGCACCGGCGAGGACTTCACCCTGGTCCGCTACAACCTGGACGGCACCCTCGACGGCGGCTTCGGCACCGGCGGCGTCGTCACCACCGACTTCGGCCCCACGTCCGCGGTGAACGACCTCGCCGTCCAGCCCGACGACCGGATCCTCGCCGGCGGTTCCGCGGGCACCGACTTCGCGCTGGCCCGCTACAACGCCGACGGCACCGCCGACACGGGCTTCGCGACCGGCGGCCGGACCACCACCGACTTCGGCGCCTTCGACCGGGTGGGCGCCCTCGCCCTCCAGACCGACGGAAAGATCGTCGCGGCCGGCGACACCGGCGACGACCGCGCCCTCGCCCGCTACCTCGGCGGCACCGGCACCCCTCCGCCGCCCCCGCCCACCGGCGTCGACCTGTCGGTCACCAAGACCGGCACCGCCACGGTGAGCATCGGCGACCGGGCCACGTACACCGTGACCGTCACCAACACCAGCACCACCACGAGCGCCACCGGCGTGACCCTCACCGACACCCTCACCGGCCCGGCCGGCTCCGTCGTCTCGGCGACCGCCTCCCAGGGCACCTGCACGACCGCCGTCTCCTGCGCCCTCGGCACCCTCGCACCGGGCGCCAAGGCCACCGTGACCGTCGTCGCCGAACCCCGGGCCACCGGCACCCTCACCGACAAGGCCACGGTCGCCGCCACCCAGACCGACCCGGCGACCGCGAACAACACCGCCACGGTGACCACCACGGTCAACAACGCCCGCGGCTGCACCCGCATCGGCACCAGCGGCAACGACACGATCACCGGGACCTACGGCACCGACGTGATCTGCGGCCTCGGCGGCGACGACACCATCAACGCGAGCTACGGCAGCGACACCGCGTACGGCAACTACGGCAACGACCGCGTCGACGGTGGCTTCGACGACGACACCCTCAACGGCGGCCCCGGCAACGACAACCTGATCGGCAACTACGGCAACGACCGCCTGAACACGGTCGACAGCGTCTCCGGCAACGACACCGCCAACGGCGGCTTCGGCACCGACACCTGCACGACGGACACCGGCGACACCCGCCTCAGCTGTCCCTGA
- a CDS encoding ArsR/SmtB family transcription factor, with the protein MEPDARPHGTSGNRLGDIEITDPKTMRALAHPVRLAVLERLQRNGPATATQLSPHVGATPSVTSWHLRHLAGFGLVRDAEGSVDRRERRWEAVARGFRFEMPDDEDGLSAARALGMEMFARGAQQIERWAAETEPELEPAWRRVARLANTRVVVSAEELAAIEDAVEAVLAPYVTRDAADRPPGTRGVRLLRYALPEAGEGE; encoded by the coding sequence ATGGAACCCGACGCTCGTCCTCACGGCACGTCCGGCAACCGCCTCGGTGACATCGAGATCACCGACCCGAAGACCATGCGGGCGCTCGCGCACCCCGTACGGCTGGCCGTCCTGGAGCGGCTCCAGCGCAACGGGCCCGCCACAGCGACCCAGTTGTCGCCGCACGTCGGTGCGACCCCGTCCGTGACCAGCTGGCATCTGCGCCATCTCGCCGGCTTCGGGCTGGTGCGGGACGCCGAGGGGAGCGTCGACCGGCGCGAACGGCGGTGGGAGGCGGTGGCCCGTGGGTTCCGCTTCGAGATGCCGGACGACGAGGACGGACTGTCGGCCGCGCGGGCCCTCGGCATGGAGATGTTCGCCCGGGGCGCCCAGCAGATCGAACGCTGGGCGGCCGAGACCGAGCCGGAACTGGAGCCCGCCTGGCGCCGGGTCGCCCGGCTCGCCAACACCCGTGTCGTGGTCTCCGCCGAGGAGCTCGCCGCGATCGAGGACGCGGTGGAGGCCGTACTCGCGCCGTACGTGACACGCGACGCCGCGGACCGCCCACCGGGCACACGGGGCGTACGGCTGCTGCGGTACGCGCTGCCGGAAGCGGGCGAGGGGGAGTGA
- a CDS encoding TetR/AcrR family transcriptional regulator codes for MARAGITADRLTEAAAELADEVGFEKVTMSALARHFGVKDASLYSHIKNLQELRTRVALLAGAEMIDRIAVAVAGRAGKDALAAFAGAYREYALERPGRYAATQIRVDQALIADSPGFRRTAEITYGMLRAYGLKEPDLTDAVRLLRSTFHGYCALESTGGFGAARDVRKSWARAIDALHVLLENWPREASTDE; via the coding sequence ATGGCCCGCGCAGGAATCACCGCCGATCGGCTCACCGAGGCGGCGGCCGAGCTCGCCGACGAGGTCGGGTTCGAGAAGGTCACCATGTCCGCGCTCGCCCGGCACTTCGGGGTCAAGGACGCGAGTCTGTACTCGCACATCAAGAACCTCCAGGAACTGCGCACCCGCGTCGCCCTGCTCGCCGGGGCGGAGATGATCGACCGGATCGCCGTCGCCGTCGCGGGCCGGGCCGGCAAGGACGCGCTGGCCGCGTTCGCCGGGGCGTACCGGGAGTACGCCCTGGAGCGGCCCGGCCGCTACGCGGCCACCCAGATCCGTGTCGACCAGGCCCTCATCGCCGACTCCCCCGGCTTCCGCCGAACCGCCGAGATCACCTACGGCATGCTCCGCGCCTACGGCCTGAAGGAACCCGACCTCACCGACGCCGTACGCCTGCTGCGCAGCACCTTCCACGGCTACTGCGCCCTGGAGTCCACCGGCGGCTTCGGTGCCGCCCGCGACGTACGGAAGTCCTGGGCCCGCGCGATCGACGCCCTGCACGTCCTGCTGGAGAACTGGCCCCGCGAGGCGTCCACGGACGAGTGA
- a CDS encoding jacalin-like lectin translates to MRRLLGTLAAAALALTGLTATGTTPAAAATTGTFNVLTYNVAGLPEGLSSGHPQTNTPLISPRLAPYDIVNVQEDFNYHAALYAGDNHPYRTATSGGVPFGDGLNTLSDYAFDDFERVKWNDCTGTNCLTPKGFSLARVRLAEGVYVDLYNVHTNADDTDDALAARRANVKQLSDFIQANSAGNAVIVMGDTNTRYTRSGDNIRTLADENGLTDAWVQLVKGGVRPTQGADPLVCPTTAPTNSCEVVDKVLYRGSKLFSLTATRYNDEWASFLDSAGGNLSDHFPHTVDFSYTLNSSLKASDFFGGPHGTAFNDADDLPSTVSPRTLTLRGASRLDGVSLTHDGGTTIGHGGTGGTATSLTLASGEHLTSVKLTQGQKDGRTRIFSAAFTTDKGRTLSSGTATSDTKTFTAPTGWQIAGFTGRAGDEIDKLGVLYAPIG, encoded by the coding sequence ATGAGACGACTCCTCGGCACCCTCGCGGCCGCGGCCCTGGCCCTCACCGGCCTCACCGCCACCGGTACGACACCGGCCGCCGCTGCCACCACCGGCACCTTCAACGTGCTCACGTACAACGTCGCCGGCCTCCCGGAAGGCCTGAGTTCGGGACATCCACAGACCAACACCCCGCTGATCTCCCCCCGGTTGGCGCCGTACGACATCGTCAACGTGCAGGAGGACTTCAACTACCACGCGGCCCTGTACGCGGGCGACAACCACCCCTACCGCACCGCGACCAGCGGCGGCGTCCCCTTCGGTGACGGCCTCAACACCCTGTCGGACTACGCCTTCGACGACTTCGAGCGGGTGAAGTGGAACGACTGCACCGGCACCAACTGCCTGACTCCGAAGGGCTTCTCCCTCGCCCGGGTGCGGCTGGCCGAGGGCGTCTACGTGGACCTGTACAACGTCCACACCAACGCCGACGACACCGACGACGCGCTGGCCGCCCGCCGCGCCAACGTCAAGCAGCTCTCCGACTTCATCCAGGCGAACTCCGCGGGCAACGCGGTGATCGTCATGGGGGACACGAACACCCGCTACACCCGCTCCGGCGACAACATCCGCACGCTGGCCGACGAGAACGGCCTCACGGACGCGTGGGTGCAGCTGGTGAAGGGCGGGGTGCGGCCGACGCAGGGCGCGGACCCGCTGGTGTGCCCGACGACGGCGCCCACCAACAGCTGCGAGGTCGTGGACAAGGTCCTGTACCGGGGCAGCAAGCTGTTCTCCCTCACGGCCACCCGCTACAACGACGAATGGGCGTCGTTCCTCGACTCCGCGGGCGGCAACCTCTCCGACCACTTCCCGCACACGGTCGACTTCTCCTACACCCTCAACTCGTCCCTGAAGGCGAGCGACTTCTTCGGCGGCCCGCACGGCACCGCCTTCAACGACGCGGACGACCTCCCGTCCACCGTCTCCCCGCGCACCCTCACCCTGCGCGGCGCCTCCCGCCTCGACGGGGTCTCGCTCACCCACGACGGCGGTACGACGATCGGTCACGGCGGTACGGGCGGCACGGCGACGTCGCTGACCCTGGCGTCCGGCGAGCACCTCACGTCCGTGAAGCTGACGCAGGGTCAGAAGGACGGCCGCACCAGGATCTTCTCGGCGGCGTTCACCACGGACAAGGGCCGCACCCTGTCCTCCGGCACGGCGACCTCGGACACGAAGACCTTCACGGCACCGACGGGCTGGCAGATCGCCGGCTTCACGGGCCGCGCGGGCGACGAGATCGACAAGCTGGGCGTGCTGTACGCGCCGATCGGCTGA
- a CDS encoding ABC transporter ATP-binding protein — protein sequence MNAGIEVRGLSRTFHTTVRRPGFTGAVRSLVNPERVAKHAVTDITFDVAPGELLALLGPNGAGKSTTIKMLTGILTPTSGHARVAGVTPYEERERNARNIGAVFGQRTQLWWDLPVRESFAILRDIYAVPKAEHAARLEEFDALLDLSSFWDTRVRHLSLGQRVRSDLAAALLHDPQVVFLDEPTIGMDVVVKEQVREFLRHQVTERGRTVLLTTHDMTEVERLAERVVLVNHGRLVLDGTLDEIRRKFGSTWQVRATLADAHAEVAALPGVALLQRTGPQVVFGPDGPDAPTVHQALKAVIERHEVTDVALDEADLEDVMRAAYVHGEEV from the coding sequence TTGAATGCCGGTATAGAGGTCCGCGGACTGTCCCGCACCTTCCACACCACCGTCCGCCGTCCGGGCTTCACGGGAGCGGTCCGCTCCCTGGTGAACCCCGAGCGGGTCGCCAAGCACGCCGTCACCGACATCACCTTCGACGTCGCCCCCGGTGAACTCCTGGCCCTGCTGGGCCCGAACGGCGCCGGCAAGTCCACCACCATCAAGATGCTCACCGGCATCCTCACCCCCACCTCCGGGCATGCCCGGGTCGCGGGCGTGACGCCCTACGAGGAACGGGAGCGCAACGCCCGCAACATCGGCGCGGTGTTCGGGCAGCGCACCCAGCTGTGGTGGGACCTGCCGGTGCGGGAGTCGTTCGCGATCCTGCGGGACATCTACGCCGTGCCGAAGGCCGAACACGCCGCCCGGCTGGAGGAGTTCGACGCGCTGCTCGACCTCTCCTCCTTCTGGGACACCCGGGTGCGCCACCTCTCCCTCGGCCAGCGCGTGCGCAGCGACCTGGCCGCCGCCCTTCTCCACGACCCGCAGGTCGTCTTCCTCGACGAGCCCACCATCGGCATGGACGTGGTGGTGAAGGAGCAGGTGCGGGAGTTCCTGCGCCACCAGGTCACGGAGCGCGGCCGTACGGTCCTGCTCACCACCCACGACATGACCGAGGTCGAGCGGCTGGCCGAACGGGTCGTCCTCGTCAACCACGGGCGGCTCGTCCTGGACGGCACCCTCGACGAGATCCGCCGCAAGTTCGGCTCGACCTGGCAGGTCCGGGCGACGCTGGCCGACGCGCACGCGGAGGTCGCCGCGCTGCCGGGCGTCGCCCTGCTCCAACGGACCGGCCCCCAGGTCGTGTTCGGGCCGGACGGCCCCGACGCCCCGACCGTGCACCAGGCGCTGAAGGCCGTCATCGAGCGCCACGAGGTCACGGACGTCGCCCTCGACGAGGCGGACCTGGAAGACGTGATGCGGGCCGCCTACGTCCACGGGGAAGAGGTCTGA
- a CDS encoding ABC-2 family transporter protein, giving the protein MAMLHAWRAARVTPLGELHTPPRMTAVLLRLTVQTVLVASLWHGLYADTGTTAGLSRDQAVTYAVLAVLASRMRELDQYAGRDTVLQHMHFGTIVYWYLRPLPPQRYHALRALGEKLYGFAWALAGYAVCRTAGVVEPPESAATAGVFVLSLLLGQLVLYYVLLVLDQLCFWTVRNNAAMLILIFAQNLLSGVYAPLWFFPDWFVTLSAFLPFQATLNVPLSLYIGRIPLSDAGLQLAVQAAWVVALHLFTRFLWRRAALRVMSQGG; this is encoded by the coding sequence ATGGCGATGCTCCACGCCTGGCGCGCCGCCCGCGTCACCCCGCTCGGCGAGCTGCACACCCCGCCCCGGATGACCGCCGTACTGCTGCGCCTCACCGTGCAGACCGTGCTGGTGGCATCGCTGTGGCACGGCCTGTACGCCGACACCGGCACCACCGCCGGACTGAGCCGCGACCAGGCGGTGACGTACGCCGTGCTGGCCGTACTCGCCTCCAGGATGCGCGAGTTGGACCAGTACGCGGGCCGCGACACCGTGCTCCAGCACATGCACTTCGGCACGATCGTCTATTGGTACCTGCGCCCGCTGCCCCCGCAGCGCTACCACGCCCTGCGCGCGCTCGGCGAGAAGCTGTACGGGTTCGCCTGGGCGCTGGCCGGATACGCGGTGTGCCGCACGGCCGGAGTCGTCGAACCGCCCGAGTCGGCGGCGACGGCGGGGGTGTTCGTGCTGAGTCTGCTGCTCGGCCAACTCGTCCTGTACTACGTGCTGCTCGTCCTGGACCAGCTGTGTTTCTGGACGGTCCGCAACAACGCGGCGATGCTCATCCTGATCTTCGCGCAGAACCTGCTGTCCGGCGTGTACGCGCCCTTGTGGTTCTTCCCGGACTGGTTCGTGACCCTGAGCGCGTTCCTGCCCTTCCAGGCGACGCTCAACGTGCCGCTGTCGCTCTACATCGGCCGCATCCCGCTGTCGGACGCCGGTCTCCAACTCGCCGTGCAGGCCGCCTGGGTGGTGGCGCTGCACCTGTTCACCCGGTTCCTGTGGCGGCGGGCCGCCCTTCGTGTCATGTCCCAGGGAGGCTGA
- a CDS encoding MFS transporter, protein MTPGGDDAARAASGRDAGSLWRERPFLLTWASSAVSQVGDRVSEVAVPLIAVTVLDASAGQVAWLTALAWAPNLLGMLLGAWVDGRAGKRRLIIGCDVFRAAVLLTLPAAYLWGMLTTAHLFAVVLLCGVAGVVAGCAFTPLFTWLLPRTSYVDANSKFSAARSASFIAGPALGGGLVQALTAPVAVVVDAVSFLGSALLLRRVRVEEPVPERRNRRGVWHGARQGLVFVLRHPVLRASLGCTTTINFFTFLTGSGLVVLFADRELHLPPGVIGLTLGIGASGSLVGALLAPWVSRRIGIGRAVAVGAVLFPAPFALVVVADGPLWARAGVLGGAQFLIGLGVMIFDVNLNSLMAAAIPGEMRSRVTGAYSTVNYGIRPLGAVAGGALATGVGLRTTFVVAAVGGMLSLLWLLPSPIPGIRGLDSMERYDLVDA, encoded by the coding sequence GTGACCCCGGGGGGAGATGACGCCGCGCGCGCTGCTTCTGGGCGAGATGCCGGCTCCCTGTGGCGTGAGCGGCCCTTTCTTCTCACATGGGCGAGCAGCGCGGTCTCGCAGGTCGGCGACCGGGTCTCCGAGGTGGCCGTGCCGCTCATCGCCGTCACCGTGCTGGACGCCTCCGCCGGCCAGGTGGCGTGGCTGACCGCGCTGGCCTGGGCGCCGAATCTGCTCGGGATGCTGCTGGGGGCGTGGGTCGACGGCCGTGCGGGGAAACGGCGGCTGATCATCGGGTGCGACGTGTTCCGCGCGGCCGTGCTGCTGACCCTGCCGGCCGCCTACCTGTGGGGCATGTTGACGACGGCGCACCTCTTCGCCGTCGTCCTGCTGTGCGGTGTCGCGGGCGTGGTGGCGGGCTGCGCGTTCACGCCCCTCTTCACCTGGCTGCTGCCGCGGACGTCGTACGTCGACGCCAACAGCAAGTTCAGCGCGGCCCGTTCGGCCTCCTTCATCGCCGGGCCCGCGCTGGGCGGAGGGCTCGTGCAGGCGCTCACCGCGCCGGTCGCGGTCGTCGTGGACGCCGTGTCCTTCCTCGGCTCGGCGCTCCTGCTGCGCCGGGTACGGGTCGAGGAACCGGTGCCGGAGCGCCGGAACCGGCGAGGCGTGTGGCACGGCGCCCGGCAGGGGCTGGTGTTCGTCCTCCGTCATCCGGTGCTGCGGGCTAGTCTCGGCTGTACGACGACCATCAACTTCTTCACGTTCCTGACGGGCAGCGGCCTGGTCGTGCTGTTCGCCGACCGTGAGCTCCATCTCCCGCCCGGAGTCATCGGGTTGACGCTCGGCATCGGTGCGAGCGGCTCCCTCGTCGGCGCGCTGCTCGCGCCCTGGGTGTCGCGCCGGATCGGCATCGGCCGCGCCGTCGCCGTCGGGGCCGTGCTGTTCCCGGCGCCCTTCGCCCTCGTGGTCGTGGCCGACGGTCCGCTGTGGGCGCGTGCCGGGGTGCTGGGCGGGGCCCAGTTCCTCATCGGCCTCGGCGTCATGATCTTCGACGTCAACCTCAACTCGCTGATGGCCGCGGCGATTCCGGGTGAGATGCGCAGTCGGGTCACCGGCGCGTACAGCACCGTCAACTACGGGATACGGCCGCTCGGCGCCGTCGCCGGAGGCGCGCTCGCCACCGGCGTCGGACTGCGAACGACCTTTGTCGTGGCGGCAGTCGGCGGCATGCTGTCGCTCCTGTGGCTGCTGCCGTCACCGATACCGGGCATCCGCGGCCTGGACTCCATGGAGCGGTACGACCTCGTCGACGCCTGA